GGTACCCGTACAATTGTCGGCAGAATCAGGAAAAGCCTAAACCCAACTATTAATGCTGAGGATGATTATTACTAATTATTAATCCTAAACTCCAGATTCCCTTGGAAATTAGCAATTTCACAGAAGGGACAGACTTGTGAGATAGCCAACCCCCATGCCCTGCCTCATCCCTGACCTTCATCCCAGGAGTGGACACCTGCCTCCGAGAAGCCCCTGTGCCCCTGCCCTCAGTGGAACCCCCCCAGGGTGCTCTTACCTTGAGTGTGCGCAGGGCACATTGCCCTTCCTCCCGGCTCTTTAGGATCCGCTCCACAAACTTAACATCCAGGAAAGCCcagattttgaaataaaacaacTTCCTGCAGGATAAGATGAGGAGGTGCAGCTCTTCATCCAGAGACTCATGGTTGTTGTTGAATTCAAAAGTTAGTTTCTGGAAAAGCACCAATGGGGCAGACGATGTGAACAGAGATGCTGGGACTTGGCTGGGTCATTTCATAGCACTTTCATGATCCAGCACTGGCCTGGTGGCCCTGGCGGtttaagtgttttatttatttattggacatGCCACGTGGCACACAGGAGCCTAGTTTCCCTGATCaggaccagggctggaacccatgcttcctgcagtggaagcggagtctcaaccactggcccACTGGGCAAGTCCCCTCCAGTGCCTTAGATAAGGGACACTGGACACGCAGTTGTCAGAGGAAGGGATTTGGGAAATGCAAGTGATCTCATCCAAGTTTCCAAAACTTGGAGTTTTGAGGCTATGTACCTAGAGTCTGGAGACCAAGGTGGTGTTCCTGGCCCTGCAGTGGACTGGCCAGGTGACTATTGGCAATACCAAAAGGTAGTATGATGTCTGCCTGCCCACTTCAGGGCTGTGTGAGCGTAAATGACCTCTTCACACTTTGTCATCCCTCACTGTAAGTGTTGGTGTTTCTTAATTTATAAGTTTATTAATGAACttattaatttatcatttatttgttatataattatacatttattaagtggtataaattaattaatttacttgactgcactgggtcttagttgtggcatgcaaacccttagttgcgtcatatgggatctagttccctgaccatggattgaagctgggtcccctgcattgggagtgtggaggctTAGCCAcaggaccgccaggaaagtcccagtagTGGTATATATACCCTTGTATATCCATGCTCACAGACTCGTGTGTGGTCCTTgttactcagtcgctcagttgtgtctgactctttgtgatcccctggactgtagcccagcaggctcctctgtgcatgggattctccagacaagaataccagagtgggttgtcatgcccttctgcaggggatcttcccaacccaggaatcgaaactgcatctcctccattggcagtcatggattctttaccgctgagccacttgaGAAGACTGTGAGGTCCTCAGTAGGGGACAAAATGATGCTGATTTTGTAGATGGGGAGCTGCCAGATTAGAGAGTAGCCCATACCTCTGAGCTCTTCGGTAACTTGGGTCAAGTCTGGTTTTTTGTCTGGTTTGGAGCTGCTCTGTGTCCCGTGTACTGCTGTGTCAGGTGGGTGAGTGGAAGGGGCTGCCCATCTGCTGGTCACCGGTGGAGGCACCTGCATGCTCAGGCCTCAGAGTTCTGAGCCAGGGATATAGGCGCTTTCCTTGGTGGACAGTCACCCAAGAGTGGGTTTCATGTACAAGAAGCGAGCAGTAGCTTTTGTCCTCTGCTGTGGTCCTGGGGACCAGGAGAGGCGTAGTTTGGTGACCTTTCTCAGAATCTCaacttaaggcttccctggtggctcagatggtaaagaagctgcttgcaacgaaggagacccgggttcgatccctgagtcgggaagatccccgggagaaggaaatggcaacccactctagtattcttgcctggagaatcccatggacagaggagcctgggaggctacagtccatggggtcgcaaaagagttgggcatggctgagcatctaacactttcaccttttgAGAGCAGGCAGGAGGAACCAGGGGGCAGCCACTCCTCCCAGGCCTCCCGGCCCTAGGGTCGTACCTACCTGCAGAGTGTGCCGAAAGGTGGGCAGGAGATCCGTCAGGGTGGGTCTCATGGACCAGTCGGGGTCGCTGAAATAGCAGCTTCTCAGACTGATGCTCCTGATGGGGATCTCCTGCAACAGGATCCGGGCCAAGCGCTCGTACTTCATGACCCGCTCAAAGAAGAAGTTGACCTTCAGGCTGGTGGCGTGCCTGGCCAGCTTGGCCCAAGACATACCCCAGATGACCTGCCCGTGGGGGTCATGAATGTGGCACTTGATGTTCATGGTCCGGAGGGTGCCGGTGTTGTTGGCGCACAGGTTCTCCAGCAGCTCGTCAGAGATGCAGTTGTAGTTGAGAGTCAGGGACACCAGGTTGCGGAACGTGGCCATGGTCTTGTTGAACTGGGGACTGCTGTAGACGGCAAGGTGGTGGCTGAAATAGTCCTCGATGTTGAGCTCCGTCACCGTGCTCTCGCTCCGTAAGTAGCTCAGGGCGTTGAGGATGTGGCAGCCTTGTTCCGTGGTGAGCCTGGCCCCCTTCAGGCTGAGATAGTTCAGGTGTTTGCCCATCTTCTTCAAGAAGAAGCTCAAGCTTTTCATGAATGAGCTCCTGATGCTGTTCCTCCAGACCAGGCGGTCCAACTCGAGATGCTGGATGGAGAGAGATTTCAGACGGTTGTTACTCTTGCCCAGACATGAGAGGAGGCCTCGCATGGTGACCTGGAACTTCTTGGTCAGGACAGCGTTGTAAGGATTCAGGAATTTGATCTCCAGGTGCTCCAGGTAACGACCAAATTTCTTAACATACCAAAGGGCTGACTCGAATTCGGACGCATGTACCCTGGAAGGTCTCCCACTGAACGTGATGGTCCTATATCGCCAGAGGTCAGCTGAATACATCATCTGGTTCCACTTCCTGCAGACAAGGGCTGCTCTGGACCTGTCCCTGTCTCCCAGCCACCAGAAGACACGACGCAGGCACACATCGGGCAGGGTGGCCCAGCAGCTCTGGTCTTGAGGCTGGATCAGTTGGTCTTCTTCGTCCATTGGGGAACCAGGATGTCCACTGCAGCTGCGTGGTGGGCAGGGCTTCCAAAAGTGAGGAAAGAAAAGCAATCACTTGTTTTCTGTGGGGAGTAAAAAGGAAGACCATTACCTGCCAAACACATATTAAACCTAATGCAATGAACTTGCTCTGCGGCCCCATGTGTCAGTACTGGGCTGGGGCATGGGGGACAAAGATAAATACACCATACAGTGTACACCCACAGGATTCACAGCCCAGCAGGGGTCTAGTGGGGACACAGACCAGGACTGTTACAACACTGTGGGAGGTGAGAAAAGGCTCAGGTATATTCGTGGTGCCTCTGCCTGTgctcagtctcttagtcgtgtccgactctttgcgaccccatggactgtagcccaccaggctcctctgtccatgggattctccaggcaagaatactggggtgggttgccacttcctcctccaggggatcttcctgacccaggaatcgaatccgcgcctcttgcatctcctgcattggcagaaggattcttcacccactgagccatctgggaagcccatgcatggTGCAGGGTAGCACAAACAAAGCATGATTAATTCTTTCTGGGTAAGAAGTAGTAGAGAGGGCTGCTTGGAGGAGGTGGCATCTGAGCTGAGGTTTGCAGGGTGGATATGTGTGTGCAAAGCAGATAGGTTGGTGGTGGAGGATCTGGTATACTCCAGGAAGAGGGAACAAGACGGGTGAAGTCACAGGATGTGAGCATATGTGATGTGTTCATATTCAGGGAATTAACATTTGTTTGAAGCTTAATTTGAAGCTTGTTAATTTGTGACAGGCAAGGAGTGATGAACCTGGATTTGGGGCAGTGGGAAGTTCTGGCTCAAGGGCATCATTCAAGATGCTCTGAATGATGTGATGAAGGCTGTGTCCTAGAGGAATTCTGACATCTTCTCTGGATGAATCACTGTGTTGAGCGACACTGCCGATGGCTGTGTctctatttggggcttcccaggtgatgccagtggtaaagaactcgcctgccaatgcaggagacagaagagacatgggttcgatccctgggtcaggaagatcccctggaggagggcatggcagcccactccagtatctttgcctggagaatcccatggacagaggagcctggtgggctacagtccatggggttgcaaagagtcggacacgactgaagcaactagccCTGTACACACGTGTCTCTATTCAAAAGGCACAGCTGCAGAACAAAGGTGGAGAACCTCGCTGACATCAGGGCAGGTCTAAGGATCACATGCCCAGAAGTGCTGTGGACAGTCTTGAGGTAAAGAAAGAATACTCTGGGGGAGTGGAGGAAGGATGGTCTAGAGCAGAGTCCAGGCTTGAAGCCTGGGACTAGGGCAGCATGATAGTGGGAATCGGGGTGAATTGTGAGTTTTTTAGTGGACATAATTTGGCAATTGGTGAACAGAGAAATGGAAGGACTGGAAAGTCTCTGACTTGATTGAATTGCAGGTGGTACCCCAGTCAAGCTAGGGAGTCCCAGGGAAGAACTGGGGTAAGGCCCTACCAGATACACTGAGCCCTCAGTCAGACTTTTCATAGTCATCTGCTGTAATCTTCATGGCTTTGCTTTCAAAGTTTCCCATGCTTGAAAACTACCCTCCTTTTCTCTacctctccccagccctccaTTTTTAAGGTttaagtcctgctgctgctgctgctaagtcacttcagttgtgtccaactctgtgcgaccccatagatggcagcccaccaggctctgccatccctaggattctccaggcaataacactggagtgggttgccatttccttctccaatgcataaaagtgaaaagtgaaagtgaagtcgctcagttgtgtccgactcttagcgaccccgtggactgtagcccaccaggctcctccgtccatgggattttccaggcaagagtactggagtgggttgccattgccttctcaaggtTTAAGCCCTATGGCTCCACAAAACTTTAATTGACTTTTTTATTCATTGTGGCTCAGAGATGGAAGAGACCTgagaattgaattttttttttaacagatggaAACTAGACACAGAGAGGTGAAGGGGCTTGCCTGTGGTCACACAGTAGGTTAGTAATAGGACCCAGGCTAGACCTGGGCTTTCTTACTTTCTCTTGTACTTTTTTCCTGCCTCTACTTTTCAGGCCTTGGTAGCAGAGGGACAAGTTAATCATAATTTTCCGTTCAGGACAGACATTTGTCTGTGCAAGAACTCTCTTTGATTttatgactctgtgtgacccccatggactatagcccaccaagctcctctgtccatgggattttccaggcaagaatactggagccattccctctccaggggatcttcctcacctagggattgaacctgggtctcctgcattgcaggcgtattctttactgtctgcacCACGAGGGAGCCCATGTATTCCCTTTAACTCGATGTCCCACTTCGCCGTTCCCCACAGAGGCAACTATTCCGGTGTGCTTGATGTGCTTCGTTTTGTTTGTGCGTGTGCTTGCCAAGTGTGTGTTCCACGTCTGTAAGCACCGCTCATGTTGCCCTGTGTACGTCTCACACTGCATCTGTCGTCTGAGTAGACCCTCTGGTGGATAGTCTCCTATTCATTCTCCCCAGGAGGGGCCCCCGGGGCTCTTCCAGctctccccagcaccacagtggTGATGAGCATCCTCAAATGAGATCCTGTAGGTTTCCTCCATGCCTTTATCCTCACTACCCCATCATCACCTACTGAACAATGTGGTCCCTTCCTCCAGCTggccctcccatctcccacccagaTAGGCCTCTGCATGGAAACTGGTAGCAGCCTATCCCCACCCAGGATACAGGGCTCTGGTGGGTTCagcctgccctcttctctttcccctttcaGTGTCGAAGCCTTTCTCTTCTATGAAACCCACACACTCTTTGGGACGAGGAACAGCCTCATTCTTCTTTTGAGGAAGTATTTTAACTAATGAAGAAAAAAGAGTGTGTCTTTCTTCACATATAAACTGTCCAGGGCTAGGGGACCCCACAGCACTTAGCATAGAGCAAGGAACCTataagccagggattgaacctaggtttcctgcatctcaggcagattctttaccatctgagccatcggggaagtccaaggatactggagtgggtagcctatcccttctccagtggatcttcccaacccaggaattgaactggggtctcttgtaTTGGAggtgattctttatcagctgagctgccagggaagccctaagaggtGCACaagaaaagctgctgctgctgctgctgctaagtcgcttcagtcgtgtccgactctgtgtgaccccatggactgcagcccaccaggctccccgtccctgggattctccaggcaagaacagtggagtgggttgccatttccttctccaatacatgaaagtactggagtgggttgccattgccttctcaagaaAAGCTAAAACCAgggaattccatggtggtccagtggttgactcctggtttccactgcagggggcgcagtttccatccctgaacagggaactaagatcccagaaacCTCACAGTGCtaccaaggaaagaaaagaaaggaaaaaagctgctgctgctgctgctaagtcgcttcagtcgtgtccgactctgtgcgaccccatagacggcagcccaccaggcttccccgtccctgggattccccaggcaagaacagtggagtgggttgccatttccctctccaatgcatgaaagtgaaagggaacagGGTCAGAATAGTTATCAGACACTTTAAACCATAGGGTGGGGCTGGAAGAACTTTGGAGGGTTGGGAATGGTGTTGCAAGCCTTCCAAAAGTCATGTAATTACCCGGAACCTATGCTACCCCTCAAGAGGCAGTGTAGATTAGTGGGTTAGATTCTGGTTCTGTCATCTGCAGTAtgtaactttgtgtgtgtgttctctgttGAGTCCAGACTCTCTGTGGCACCATGGatcgtagcccatcaggcttctctgtccatgggatattccaggcaagaatactggagtgggttgccatttcctactccaggcgatcttccccacccagggatggaacctgcgtctcttgtgtctcctgtatgggcaggtggattctttagtactagcaccacctgggaagcccctccacaTCTGTTGATACGgtaactgttcctttctcctaGTGTTGGGGGGATTAAATGGACTGACAGATGGAAAAcactagaacagtgcctggcatatagtaaatgtTACACAAGTGTTTGCTGCCATCAGAAAGTTGGTGCCAACGTGCTTCTAAATAGCATCCCTATAAGGAAGGtatttacaaatggggaaacaggCGTTGGAAGGTTAGGAAAATGAGATGGGTAAGTGGGGACCAGGATTCGAACCCAGACGCGGGAATGTAGGCCGGGTTCACAACGTCACACAGCTGCCAAGCCTGGGAGGACACCTGGGTGTTCCATCACCCGGGTGCGGAGAGGGCCCAGGAGCCTCCCCGGGGCGGCGGGTGAGGAGGGGCGCCCACCCCGCCGCGCGCGTTACCCGTTCGCGGGGCCCCGCTTCTCCGGCTGCAGGGACCGCAAGCGCCAGGCCTGCTCCGCCCGCGCCGCCTCCGCTCCGACGCCAACTCCGCCGCCCGCGGCCCGGCCGAGGCTAGAGGCCCAGCGGCCCGCAGCCTCTGTGACGCGCAGCCCCCTGCGGGGGTATGCTCATCCCCACGGTCGCGGGGCCCAAACCCGGGGTGATCGCGCAGGTCGAGGGGCCAGACTAGGTGCCCCCACCCCGCAGATGGCCGGGGAGGCGCCCCGGTCAGGGGCGGGAAGCAGGAGGCTGGGCCCCACAGGCCCTGCCCCCTGCCCGGCCCCTTTGCACACGGGAAAGAGGTTCTGCCCAGGACTTGGGTTGTGCAGGCCCGATCGTTCGCCACCTTTCCTGTCCGGATCCAGCCCCAGTTCCTGTCCATTGTCGGGGACGCTCTCTGGGAAGCCAAAGCCACTGCCAACCCAGccttagtgttagtcgctcagtcgcttctgagtctttgcgactgtggactgtagcccgccaggctcctctgtccatgggattctcgaggcaagaatactggagtggattgccatggcctcctccagggcatcttcccaacccaaggatggaacctcagtct
The DNA window shown above is from Bos javanicus breed banteng chromosome 19, ARS-OSU_banteng_1.0, whole genome shotgun sequence and carries:
- the FBXO39 gene encoding F-box only protein 39, coding for MDEEDQLIQPQDQSCWATLPDVCLRRVFWWLGDRDRSRAALVCRKWNQMMYSADLWRYRTITFSGRPSRVHASEFESALWYVKKFGRYLEHLEIKFLNPYNAVLTKKFQVTMRGLLSCLGKSNNRLKSLSIQHLELDRLVWRNSIRSSFMKSLSFFLKKMGKHLNYLSLKGARLTTEQGCHILNALSYLRSESTVTELNIEDYFSHHLAVYSSPQFNKTMATFRNLVSLTLNYNCISDELLENLCANNTGTLRTMNIKCHIHDPHGQVIWGMSWAKLARHATSLKVNFFFERVMKYERLARILLQEIPIRSISLRSCYFSDPDWSMRPTLTDLLPTFRHTLQKLTFEFNNNHESLDEELHLLILSCRKLFYFKIWAFLDVKFVERILKSREEGQCALRTLKVRIYTNRYETNEEDRTLREIYRKYRKLIDSELNYFVIAYPMM